A genomic region of Anopheles coustani chromosome 3, idAnoCousDA_361_x.2, whole genome shotgun sequence contains the following coding sequences:
- the LOC131272507 gene encoding TNF receptor-associated factor 6: protein MSRPVKREVSAEENCLQSAGKVDDGLLEARYECPICYCWLNEPILTKCGHRFCRKCITDWLNEKNSNCPLDNEPLDIKCDIFPDNCTRREISQIRKPCPNSMRGCAGQFSPTEIDCHLRQCPFAMSSQQLPCPFARVHCKFTAQNEPALNAHIAAEYHHHLQLLLDSHTGSSDRYKFWDPPAKNSAPEMSSDDLVRSMCERIVVLEQELHILKIKLSKQEVQLAKVNQEVDPRYSGGVLLWKLDDFSNKIDTMLANSNCMFYSGEAYTSPHGYKFCARINVPPRTKDSIGLHVHLMQSENDYHLEWPFKGRIKITLLNVRDPDLSQHDTIMSKPEILAFHQPKQEISPRGFGFLEFAKIKDVLTKFADNNTVIIKIQMNIV from the exons ATGAGTAGACCAGTGAAACGAGAAGTATCTGCGGAAGAAAACTGTCTACAA AGTGCTGGTAAAGTGGACGATGGATTACTGGAAGCACGATATGAGTGTCCCATCTGCTACTGCTGGCTGAACGAGCCCATCCTCACCAAGTGTGGACATCGCTTCTGCCGAAAATGTATCACGGATTGGTTGAA TGAGAAAAATTCCAACTGTCCCCTCGATAACGAACCGTTGGACATTAAGTGCGACATCTTTCCGGACAACTGCACGCGACGGGAAATATCGCAAATCAGGAAACCCTGCCCGAACTCGATGCGAGGCTGTGCGGGTCAGTTTTCACCCACCGAAATCGATTGCCATCTGCGGCAGTGCCCGTTCGCCATGTCCAGCCAACAGCTGCCGTGTCCGTTCGCTCGGGTGCACTGTAAATTTACGGCCCAAAATGAGCCGGCGCTCAATGCTCACATTGCTGCGGAATACCACCACCATCTGCAG CTTCTCCTGGACTCGCACACTGGCAGCAGCGATCGTTATAAATTCTGGGATCCACCAGCGAAAAACAGCGCCCCGGAGATGAGCTCGGACGATCTCGTGCGCTCGATGTGCGAACGGATCGTGGTGCTCGAGCAGGAGCTGCACATCCTCAAGATCAAGCTCTCCAAGCAGGAGGTCCAGCTCGCAAAGGTTAACCAGGAGGTAGATCCACGGTACAGTGGTGGGGTGCTGCTGTGGAAGTTGGACGATTTTAGCAACAAAATCGACACGATGCTGGCCAACAGCAACTGCATGTTTTACAGCGGCGAAGCGTACACGTCACCGCACGGTTACAAATTTTGCGCCCGCATCAACGTGCCACCGCGCACGAAGGACTCGATCGGGCTGCACGTGCATCTGATGCAGTCGGAGAACGATTACCATCTCGAGTGGCCGTTCAAGGGGAGGATTAAGATCACCCTGCTGAACGTGCGCGATCCGGACCTGTCGCAGCACGATACCATTATGTCGAAGCCGGAAATACTGGCGTTCCACCAGCCGAAGCAGGAGATAAGCCCACGTGGGTTCGGCTTTCTGGAGTTTGCCAAAATCAAAGACGTGCTCACCAAGTTCGCCGACAACAATACCGTCATCATCAAGAT
- the LOC131272504 gene encoding tyrosine--tRNA ligase, cytoplasmic, producing MAANLTPEEKENLITRNLQEVLGQDNLRTVLKERDLKIYWGTATTGKPHIAYFVPMSKVADFLKAGCEVTILFADLHAYLDNMKAPWSLLQERTKYYEAVIKAMLTSLGVPLEKLRFVRGTDYQLSKEYTLDVYRLSSVVTQHDAKKAGAEVVKQVEHPLMSGILYPGLQALDEEYLKVDAQFGGIDQRKIFTFAEKYLPQLGYAKRIHLMNPMIPGLAGGKMSSSEEDSKIDLLDSAAKVKSKIKKAFCEPGNIEDNGLLKFVKHVVYPMFKEGEVFTVPRKPDFGGDMVFAEYEKLEACFAAQELHPGDLKAAVEGYINRLLEPIRKIFDTDYYRELTERAYPAPTKAGKQPPGGAKAQSANNASAPSAGAAGENTPDKLELKVGQILDAIKHPDADSLCVLTVDIGGGERKSIVSNLVAHYSLEQLRERLVVVLTNMKASKIRGVESEGLVLYAAGTEKCEALAVPAGSKVGERIIVEGFDNTSNPVPALNPKKKVWDKIQAELRTGAEGEALWKDFSLMTLNGDRVTSSLPGCSIK from the exons ATGGCAGCCAACCTGACGCCGGAGGAAAAGGAGAACCTCATCACCCGCAACCTGCAGGAGGTGCTGGGGCAGGACAATCTCCGGACGGTTCTCAAGGAGCGTGACCTTAAAATATACTGGGGCACGGCTACGACGGGCAAACCTCATATCGCCTACTTTGTCCCAATGTCGAAGGTGGCCGATTTCCTGAAGGCGGGATGTGAA GTTACGATCTTATTCGCCGATTTGCATGCCTACCTCGACAATATGAAGGCACCGTGGTCGTTGCTGCAGGAGCGCACAAAGTACTACGAGGCGGTTATCAAAGCAATGCTTACCTCGTTGGGTGTTCCGCTGGAAAAGTTGCGGTTCGTGCGAGGAACGGACTACCAGCTGTCGAAGGAGTACACCCTGGACGTATACCGCCTGTCGTCGGTTGTGACGCAGCACGACGCAAAGAAGGCCGGTGCCGAGGTGGTTAAGCAGGTCGAACATCCGTTGATGTCCGGCATACTCTACCCGGGACTGCAGGCGCTGGACGAAGAGTATCTCAAGGTGGACGCACAGTTCGGTGGCATTGATCAGCGGAAGATTTTTACCTTCGCCGAGAAGTACCTCCCGCAGTTGGGTTACGCTAAGCGCATTCATCTTATGAATCCGATGATACCCGGACTGGCCGGTGGAAAGATGTCGTCCAGTGAGGAGGATTCGAAAATCGATCTGCTCGACAGTGCGGCGAAGGTCAAGAGCAAAATTAAGAAGGCTTTCTGCGAGCCGGGCAACATCGAGGACAATGGACTGCTAAAGTTTGTGAAGCACGTCGTCTATCCGATGTTTAAGGAAGGTGAAGTATTCACTGTTCCTCGGAAACCGGACTTCGGTGGCGATATGGTGTTTGCCGAGTACGAAAAGCTGGAGGCCTGCTTTGCCGCGCAAGAGTTGCATCCCGGCGATCTGAAGGCAGCCGTCGAGGGATATATTAATCGTCTGCTGGAACCGATTCGAAAGATTTTCGATACCGACTACTATCGGGAGCTGACGGAGCGTGCGTATCCAGCGCCAACCAAGGCCGGTAAGCAACCACCGGGCGGCGCAAAAGCGCAATCCGCCAATAATGCGTCCGCACCGTCAGCCGGCGCTGCCGGGGAGAACACTCCCGATAAGCTGGAGCTGAAGGTGGGACAAATTTTGGACGCTATCAAGCACCCCGACGCGGACAGTCTGTGCGTACTGACGGTGGACATAGGTGGTGGGGAGCGGAAATCGATCGTTAGCAATCTGGTGGCTCACTACTCGTTGGAACAGCTCCGCgaacggttggtggtggtgctgacGAACATGAAGGCATCGAAAATTCGTGGCGTCGAAAGTGAAGGTTTGGTGCTGTATGCGGCCGGTACGGAAAAGTGCGAGGCGCTTGCAGTCCCGGCGGGTTCCAAGGTAGGAGAGCGCATCATTGTGGAAGGATTCGATAACACGAGCAATCCGGTGCCGGCGTTAAACCCGAAGAAGAAGGTTTGGGACAAGATCCAGGCGGAACTGCGCACCGGTGCCGAAGGGGAGGCGCTGTGGAAAGACTTCTCCCTCATGACGCTGAACGGAGATCGAGTAACGAGTTCGCTTCCAGGATGCAGTATCAAGTAA
- the LOC131272499 gene encoding elongation factor-like GTPase 1 gives MVRVELSKLLQLQTDAKRVRNICILAHVDHGKTTLADSLIASNGIISSRLAGKLRYMDSRPDEQERQITMKSSSIALYHREETPCEAEPADEHLINLIDSPGHVDFSSEVSTAIRLCDGAIIVVDVVEGVCPQTRVCLQQAYSEQLSTVLLLNKIDRLVLEKKLEPAEAYLHLTQVLEQVNAVVGNLFATDVLAREQVNAGVDQTSALEEADDSVLYYSPQQGNVLFGSALDGWAFDLATFAKLYQGKLDGVTDAGELLNGLWGDYFYSPRRKAIECGAAEKGRKPLFVQLVLDNLWNIYGLVENRDEGKLRSISERCGVTQNPRDLRHADGRVPVRNLLSGWLPIERSLLGAICRIVPNPTSITDIKAEKLLCSRLFDFSSYPPETRALKDDIMRCDAASDRLIVFVSKMFPIEHGALAGAKETLERLTKNLTLNAIDEGAVEDGVEAEIFLAFARVYSGTLRRGSKVYVIGPKYDPRTMHTEADNATTNPHLIEVEIDSLFLLMGRQLEPVDFVPAGNIVGIGGLQNVVLKTATLCNSRFCPPFVDLPLIATPILRVAVEPKDIQKMPQLVRGLKLLNQADACVQVRVQESGEHVLLTLGEVHLERCIKDLQETYARIELNVSKPIVPFKETIVPFVPTSEENPEEEIAKDREKDKTVTMQTPNRQCTIKLEAVPLAQEVVDLLNRNESVLKALIRAHDEKQPLPQALQDSITELRKSLEGLLPERIPFDRIWSFGPKKCGTNLLVNGSDFVHSSVWHESEPLEREAVPSEAPEDPRKQYESSFLNGFQMASLAGPLCDEPMQGVAFLVDRWELDLTVGVDLASVASHGPLSGQIMSAVKEGCKKAFQNQPQRLVHPMYSCNITVNSDVLGKLYAVIGRRQGRILSADLIEGSGQFDVTAVIPVIESFNFATEIRKQTSGLAMPQLVFSHWETVDIDPYWVPSTEEEYLQYGEKADFTNVARVYMDAIRERKGLAVEKKLVEFAEKQRTLSKNK, from the exons ATGGTGCGTGTGGAATTATCAAAATTACTACAGTTGCAAACGGATGCAAAACGGGTGCGTAATATCTGTATCCTGGCACACGTGGACCACGGTAAGACAACTCTGGCAGATAGTTTAATCGCAAGCAATGGAATCATCTCCAGCCGATTGGCGGGAAAACTCCGCTACATGGACAGCAGACCGGACGAGCAAGAGCGCCAGATCACGATGAAAAGTAGTAGCATCGCTTTGTACCATCGGGAAGAGACGCCGTGCGAAGCGGAACCTGCGGATGAGCATCTGATAAATCTGATCGATTCCCCCGGACACGTCGACTTCAGCAGTGAAGTGTCGACAGCGATCCGCCTCTGCGATGGGGCCATCATAGTCGTCGACGTGGTCGAAGGGGTTTGTCCACAGACTCGCGTTTGCCTGCAGCAGGCCTACAGTGAACAACTGTCCACCGTTCTGCTGCTGAACAAGATTGATCGGCTTGTGCTGGAAAAGAAGTTGGAACCGGCGGAAGCATATCTTCACCTAACGCAGGTGCTGGAACAAGTGAATGCGGTCGTTGGCAATCTGTTTGCAACGGATGTGCTAGCACGAGAACAAGTCAATGCCGGTGTTGACCAAACGTCTGCCCTGGAGGAGGCGGACGATTCCGTGCTCTACTATTCTCCCCAGCAAGGAAACGTACTGTTCGGCTCCGCCCTCGACGGGTGGGCATTCGATTTGGCCACGTTCGCTAAACTATACCAAGGCAAACTTGACGGTGTTACTGACGCCGGGGAGCTTTTGAACGGTCTATGGGGCGACTATTTTTACTCCCCGCGACGGAAAGCTATCGAGTGCGGGGCGGCGGAGAAAGGACGGAAGCCACTTTTTGTGCAGCTCGTGTTGGACAATCTGTGGAATATATACGGGCTGGTAGAAAACCGCGACGAGGGAAAGCTACGATCAATTTCGGAACGCTGTGGCGTTACCCAAAATCCGCGCGATCTTCGACACGCCGATGGGCGGGTGCCGGTGAGGAATCTTCTTTCCGGTTGGTTGCCGATTGAACGATCGTTACTCGGTGCAATATGCCGTATCGTCCCGAATCCAACTAGCATCACCGACATAAAAGCAGAGAAGTTGCTCTGTTCCCGGTTGTTTGATTTCAGCTCCTATCCACCCGAAACACGCGCCCTTAAGGATGACATCATGCGATGCGATGCGGCAAGTGATCGATTGATCGTGTTTGTTTCGAAAATGTTTCCGATCGAACATGGTGCCCTTGCGGGAGCAAAAGAGACGCTGGAACGTTTGACGAAAAACCTTACGCTCAATGCCATCGATGAAGGAGCCGTTGAAGATGGGGTGGAAGCGGAAATATTCCTAGCCTTTGCTCGAGTATATAGTGGTACACTGAGGAGAGGATCGAAGGTGTATGTTATAGGGCCTAAGTACGATCCAAGAACGATGCACACGGAGGCGGACAATGCAACTACTAATCCACATCTGATTGAGGTGGAAATAGATAGCCTTTTCCTGCTCATGGGACGACAATTGGAACCAGTGGACTTTGTTCCTGCAGGAAATATTGTTGGGATCGGTGGGTTGCAAAATGTTGTGCTCAAAACAGCAACACTTTGCAACTCACGATTCTGTCCACCGTTCGTCGATCTACCGTTAATTGCCACACCGATCCTTCGTGTGGCGGTCGAACCGAAAGATATCCAAAAAATGCCCCAATTAGTACGCGGTCTAAAATTGCTCAACCAAGCGGATGCATGCGTGCAGGTTCGGGTGCAGGAAAGTGGTGAGCATGTTCTACTAACACTGGGTGAAgtgcatctcgaacgatgcaTTAAGGACCTGCAAGAAACCTACGCGAGGATCGAGCTGAACGTCTCGAAACCGATCGTACCGTTCAAGGAAACGATCGTCCCGTTTGTCCCAACATCGGAGGAGAATCCAGAAGAGGAAATTGCTAAAGATCGTGAGAAAGATAAAACCGTTACCATGCAAACTCCCAATCGGCAGTGCACGATCAAGCTGGAAGCCGTCCCACTAGCACAAGAAGTCGTGGACTTGCTGAATCGTAACGAATCCGTTCTGAAAGCATTAATCCGAGCACATGACGAAAAGCAACCGCTTCCCCAAGCGTTGCAAGATTCCATTACTGAATTACGAAAGAGTTTGGAAGGCCTGTTACCAGAGAGAATCCCTTTCGATCGCATTTGGTCATTCGGACCGAAGAAGTGTGGCACTAATTTACTGGTAAACGGGAGCGACTTTGTACATTCTTCTGTTTGGCACGAAAGTGAACCATTGGAGCGGGAAGCTGTTCCCTCCGAGGCACCAGAAGACCCTCGCAAACAATATGAATCGTCGTTTTTGAACGGGTTTCAAATGGCGAGCCTTGCGGGTCCATTGTGTGATGAGCCGATGCAAGGTGTGGCATTTTTGGTGGACCGTTGGGAGCTCGATCTTACGGTCGGAGTCGATTTGGCATCAGTTGCTTCTCATGGCCCTCTTTCTG GTCAAATTATGTCGGCCGTCAAGGAAGGGTGTAAAAAGGCATTTCAAAATCAACCAcaacgtttggttcatcctaTGTACAGCTGTAACATAACTGTAAACTCTGATGTACTTG GTAAACTGTACGCCGTCATCGGCCGCCGCCAGGGCCGCATCCTGTCCGCCGACCTGATCGAGGGCAGCGGCCAGTTCGACGTGACCGCCGTCATACCGGTGATCGAGTCGTTCAACTTCGCCACCGAGATCCGCAAGCAGACGTCCGGGCTGGCGATGCCGCAGCTCGTCTTCAGCCACTGGGAGACGGTCGATATCGACCCGTACTGGGTGCCGTCGACGGAGGAGGAGTATCTGCAGTACGGCGAGAAGGCCGACTTCACGAACGTGGCGCGCGTCTACATGGATGCGATCCGCGAGCGCAAGGGTCTGGCGGTGGAAAAGAAGCTGGTCGAGTTTGCCGAAAAGCAGCGCACCCTCTCGAAGAACAAGTGA
- the LOC131272501 gene encoding pre-rRNA 2'-O-ribose RNA methyltransferase FTSJ3: protein MGKKSKVGKDRRDKFYKLAKESGYRSRAAFKLIQLNRRFGFLQQSQVCIDLCAAPGGWMQVAKQNMPVSSIVIGVDLHPIRNVPGCISLIGDITSDKTKSDLTKELKTWKADVVLNDGAPNVGKNWLHDAYQQVCLTLSAVKLATQFLRPGGWFITKVFRSKDYNALIWVLKQLFRKVHATKPSASRKESAEIFVICQYYKAPDKIDPRFLDSKYVFEELDITPKDENVTNILKELERKTAKKPKVEGYEGTDVRKIVTATEFLQNEKPLLLLSRITEIRFAKEDAAIANHPRTTSELKECCKDIKILGRKELKELLKWHKLLTPEFGPKEEAEKVTDTKADETKDKQKAEGEGAELDEDENDEELLELKKLDKEIASLRDEEQHESRRKRKKANKERAKLNERLSLKMVIKGDDGPTELSNEEYFRLNKVASKSELKSLLDQAPDLVVEDEKAPKEKKYVYVDSETKGDLFEDHTLLADGSDGDSEADENFDSKGLALDSEDELSFEEDEDRVDPSDDEDRNPLITDLDDRNKTDKRLQRVQLWYEQDAFQKHQLDENDEEVDYDVDRLIEAYQKAGVKVLGTDKDKKKPQPKLPLGKKARRRARHDVNDEKSASDDSSSSSEEEEEKHDDDNKGGKGQAKAPSKHATLQKVSGKGGAFEIVSSEPTSKPKKIKLDEQELALGQLLVSGKKMRRDITDAAWNRFMFNDTFLPDWFLEDEAKAMRKEVPVPEDVVDQYRKAKEDFNVRTIKKVMEAKARKKRHATKRLEKIKKKAETIMENVDNTNQEKIRLLKKLYKKADGKKKEVTYVVAKRTGVSGKKVRRPKGVEGRFKVVDPRLKKDRRAEVAKNKRNKKTGKGPGKKSKVKANARGGRKK from the exons ATGGGAAAGAAATCGAAAGTTGGAAAGGATCGGCGGGATAAGTTCTACAAGCTCGCCAAAGAATCCGGGTACCGGTCGCGTGCCGCCTTCAAGTTGATCCAGCTGAAccgtcggttcggttttctGCAGCAGTCGCAAGTATGCATCGATTTGTGTGCCGCCCCGGGCGGTTGGATGCAGGTAGCAAAACAGAATATGCCCGTATCGAGCATCGTGATCGGTGTGGATCTTCACCCGATCCGGAACGTGCCCGGATGCATCAGCTTGATTGGCGATATTACTTCGGACAAAACGAAGTCGGATCTGACGAAAGAGTTGAAAACATGGAAAGCCGACGTGGTGCTGAATGATGGTGCGCCCAACGTCGGTAAGAACTGGCTTCACGATGCCTACCAGCAGGTGTGCCTAACGCTCAGTGCGGTCAAGCTGGCTACCCAGTTCCTGCGCCCGGGCGGTTGGTTCATCACGAAGGTTTTCCGCTCGAAGGACTACAACGCCCTGATCTGGGTGCTGAAGCAATTGTTCCGCAAGGTGCACGCGACGAAACCGTCCGCCTCGCGTAAGGAATCTGCGGAAATATTCGTCATATGTCAGTACTACAAAGCACCGGACAAGATCGATCCTCGGTTTCTGGATTCCAAGTACGTGTTCGAGGAGCTAGACATCACACCGAAGGACGAGAATGTGACAAATATTCTGAAAGAGCTGGAGCGCAAAACTGCCAAGAAACCGAAAGTCGAGGGGTACGAAGGAACCGACGTGCGAAAAATCGTTACCGCAACCGAGTTCCTGCAGAACGAGAAGCCGCTGTTGCTGCTTAGCCGAATCACGGAAATTCGTTTCGCGAAGGAGGATGCCGCAATCGCCAACCATCCTCGCACGACGTCGGAGTTGAAGGAGTGCTGCAAGGACATAAAGATCCTCGGTCGGAAGGAGCTAAAGGAGCTTCTTAAGTGGCACAAGCTTCTCACCCCCGAGTTTGGTCCCAAGGAAGAGGCTGAAAAGGTCACTGACACGAAGGCCGATGAAACGAAGGACAAACAGAAGGCGGAGGGCGAGGGAGCGGAATTAGATGAAGACGAAAATGACGAAGAGCTGTTGGAGTTGAAAAAGTTGGACAAAGAGATAGCGTCCTTGCGTGACGAGGAGCAGCATGAGTCGCGACGGAAGCGAAAGAAGGCGAACAAAGAGCGCGCCAAATTGAATGAAAGGCTCAGTCTGAAGATGGTCATCAAGGGCGATGATGGACCGACGGAACTGTCGAACGAAGAATATTTTCGACTAAACAAAGTTGCCAGTAAGTCGGAGCTCAAAAGCTTACTTGATCAAGCTCCGGATTTGGTTGTGGAGGACGAGAAGGCCCCTAAGGAGAAAAAGTACGTCTATGTCGATAGTGAGACAAAAGGCGATCTGTTTGAGGACCACACGCTGCTGGCCGACGGATCGGACGGAGATTCCGAGGCGGATGAGAATTTCGATTCGAAAGGGTTGGCCCTCGATTCGGAGGATGAGTTGAGTTTCGAGGAGGACGAAGATCGTGTGGATCCGTCGGATGATGAGGATCGCAATCCGCTTATTACCGATCTGGACGACCGCAATAAGACGGACAAGCGTCTGCAACGGGTGCAACTTTGGTACGAACAGGATGCGTTCCAGAAGCACCAACTCGACGAAAATGACGAGGAAGTGGACTACGACGTGGACCGGTTGATTGAGGCGTACCAGAAGGCGGGCGTTAAGGTCCTCGGAACCGACAAGgataaaaagaaaccccaACCGAAGCTCCCATTGGGCAAGAAGGCTCGTCGGCGGGCTCGGCACGATGTTAACGATGAGAAATCTGCAAGCGATGATAGCAGCAGTTcctcggaggaggaggaggagaagcatgatgatgataataaaGGAGGGAAGGGACAGGCAAAGGctccttcgaagcacgctACACTGCAAAAGGTGTCCGGTAAGGGCGGTGCTTTCGAGATCGTATCCTCCGAGCCGACGAGCAAGCCGAAGAAGATCAAGCTCGACGAACAGGAGCTGGCGCTCGGGCAGCTGCTGGTGAGTGGGAAGAAGATGCGCCGGGACATTACGGATGCCGCGTGGAACCGGTTCATGTTCAACGATACCTTCCTGCCCGACTGGTTTTTGGAGGATGAAGCGAAGGCGATGCGCAAGGAGGTGCCCGTACCGGAGGACGTGGTCGATCAGTATCGAAAGGCGAAGGAAGATTTCAACGTGCGCACGATCAAGAAGGTGATGGAGGCGAAGGCGCGCAAGAAGCGTCACGCGACCAAGCGactggagaagatcaagaagaAGGCCGAAACGATCATGGAGAATGTGGACAACACGAACCAGGAGAAGATTCGTCTCCTCAAGAA GCTCTACAAAAAGGCGGACGGGAAGAAGAAGGAGGTCACGTACGTTGTGGCGAAGAGGACCGGTGTCAGTGGCAAGAAGGTGCGCCGCCCGAAGGGTGTTGAGGGTCGGTTTAAGGTGGTCGATCCGCGTTTGAAGAAGGATCGTCGCGCCGAGGTggcgaaaaacaaacgtaACAAAAAGACGGGCAAAGGTCCCGGCAAAAAGAGTAAGGTCAAAGCGAATGCGCGCGGAGGGCGAAAGAAGTGA